Proteins from a genomic interval of Heteronotia binoei isolate CCM8104 ecotype False Entrance Well chromosome 5, APGP_CSIRO_Hbin_v1, whole genome shotgun sequence:
- the LOC132571179 gene encoding zinc finger and SCAN domain-containing protein 30-like — translation MEGSNHVGGLEKRLGSPRDVLRAVLPEWRMDHAEWTSEVPEWEQRKRLQRHWDGQWPDFLKTHQPSCLGLRNSLPLEPEPWDDTKAFLASFEQVAKACQWSREEWVARLLPALSGEAQQAFGTLEARDREDYGKVKAAILRREANRMETLRQHFRQFRSREVEDPRRIYSQLQELCCRWLKPEKHSKEQILELLILEQFLAILPPELQSWIRAGCPENCTQAAALVDDFLLSQQGGETGIWQAPLRERPVNSLEAQDGPLGSSRRQIQDETDDVEIISMDMGMAVPKICGPTLPAKRQEMAGAGPIEGAVSSKAAPVLVDEVQETVLDFSEKPLRWEVTQENSGEVISSGGLLIPKPQSISLPEQEKPNSVLSYDDSMAFSGAVEPNTGSMNSEQEKIEPVKIRSQLPGIQQDGLYWASICQQIYDSEGRRGTEPKETPAKSMKPAQCPRNVGEATTYPRVETDRRIHEYESGVFQSPRRRLEENLPSGSERARQFLQPPRQQMLKNTDLKLFECAECGKSFRLKAKLVRHQRIHTGERPYECLDCGKTFCRSDGLLSHQRSHTGEKPYKCMECGKGFRWRNKWLAHQKVHTGGMDWGQVEIHKYQGQHGIVVTVSD, via the exons ATGGAAGGCAGCAATCACGTCGGAGGGTTAGAAAAGCGACTCGGAAGCCCCCGAGATGTCCTCCGGGCGGTTCTGCCCGAATGGAGGATGGACCATGCGGAATGGACATCAGAAGTGCCTGAATGGGAACAGCGCAAGAGGCTTCAACGGCACTGGGACGGTCAGTGGCCAGACTTTCTGAAGACACACCAGCCCTCTTGTTTGGGACTGAGGAACTCACTGCCACTGGAGCCCGAACCGTGGGATGACACCAAAGCCTTCTTGGCCTCCTTCGAGCAAGTTGCAAAAGCCTGCCAGTGGTCCAGGGAAGAGTGGGTGGCCCGGCTCCTGCCGGCGCTGAGCGGAGAAGCCCAGCAGGCCTTTGGTACCCTGGAGGCCAGAGACAGGGAGGATTATGGGAAAGTGAAAGCGGCCATCTTGCGCAGGGAAGCCAACCGCATGGAAACCTTGCGCCAgcacttccggcagttccgctcGCGGGAGGTGGAAGATCCCCGCCGGATTTACAGCCAGCTGCAAGAGCTTTGCTGCcggtggctgaagccggagaagCACTCAAAGGAGCAGATCTTGGAGCtgctgatcctggagcagttcctggccatcctgccgcCGGAGCTGCAGAGCTGGATCAGGGCTGGCTGTCCTGAGAACTGCACCCAAGCCGCGGCCCTGGTGGACGATTTCCTGCTGAGCCAACAAGGGGGCGAGACAGGGATATGGCAG GCTCCGCTGCGAGAGAGGCCTGTAAATTCACTGGAGGCGCAAGATGGTCCCTTGGGTTCCTCCCGGAGACAGATCCAAGATGAGACGGATGATGTGGAAATTATTTCAATGG ATATGGGAATGGCAGTTCCAAAGATCTGTGGCCCAACACTTCCTGCCAAAAGACAAGAAATGGCTGGTGCTGGCCCGATTGAG GGAGCTGTGAGTTCAAAAGCTGCGCCTGTCTTGGTGGATGAGGTTCAGGAGACCGTCCTGGATTTCTCTGAGAAGCCTCTGCGCTGGGAAGTCACTCAAGAGAATTCTGGGGAGGTCATCTCTTCAG GAGGCCTCTTGATACCCAAACCTCAGAGCATCTCCCTGCCGGAACAAGAGAAACCGAACAGTGTCCTGAGCTATGATGACAGCATGGCTTTTTCAG GTGCTGTGGAGCCAAACACGGGCAGTATGAATTCGGAGCAGGAAAAGATTGAGCCGGTGAAAATCCGCAGTCAGCTTCCTGGAATACAACAGGATGGGCTTTATTGGGCTTCGATTTGCCAGCAAATCTATGACTCCGAGGGGCGGCGAGGAACAGAGCCAAAAGAGACCCCAGCCAAGTCCATGAAGCCAGCACAGTGCCCCAGGAACGTGGGAGAAGCCACGACATACCCACGAGTGGAAACAGACAGAAGGATTCACGAGTATGAATCTGGAGTGTTTCAGAGTCCGAGGCGCCGCTTGGAAGAGAACCTTCCCAGCGGCTCAGAGCGGGCGCGGCAGTTTCTGCAACCCCCCCGGCAGCAAATGCTAAAAAACACAGACCTGAAATTGTTCGAATGTGCCGAGTGCGGGAAAAGTTTCCGCCTCAAGGCAAAGCTAGTCAGGCACCAGCGGATTCACACCGGGGAGAGACCTTACGAGTGCCTCGACTGCGGGAAGACCTTCTGCCGGAGCGACGGCTTGCTTTCCCATCAGCGATcgcacacgggggagaagccctACAAGTGCATGGAGTGCGGGAAGGGCTTCCGGTGGAGGAACAAGTGGCTCGCACATCAGAAGGTCCACACGGGAGGGATGGACTGGGGACAAGTGGAAATCCACAAGTACCAGGGGCAGCACGGCATAGTGGTTACAGTGTCTGACTAG